The genomic segment TTTTTCGGAGGGTCCATGAGCACCAAGGTCTATTATATCGAGGGGGACGGCATCGGCCCCGAAGTCTGGGCCGCCGGGCGGCCCGTGTTGGACGCCGCAGTGGAGAAGGCCTACGGCGGGGCGCGCGCCCTGGAGTGGGTCGAGCTGCTGGCGGGCGAGAAGGCCTACCGCGAGACCGGCAGCCACCTGCCCGACGAGACCATGGCCGCCCTGCGCGGCGCCACCCTGGCCATGAAGGGCCCGCTGACCACCCCGGTGGGCAAGGGCTTCCGCAGCCTGAACGTGACCCTGCGCCAGGTGCTGGACCTCTACGCCTGCATCCGGCCCATCCGCTATTTCGAGGGCGTGGAGTCGCCCGTCAAGCGCCCGCAGGACGTGGACATGGTCGTCTTCCGCGAGAACACCGAGGACGTGTACGCGGGCATCGAATACGCCGCCGGAACCCCCGAGGCCAGAAAGCTCATCGCCTTTCTGCGCGACGAGCTGGGCGCCCAGGTGGACGAACTGGCGGGCGTGGGCGTGAAGCCCATGACGGCCAAGGGCTCCAAGCGTCTGGTGCGCAAGGCCCTGCGCTTCGCCCTGGACCACGGCAAGCCCAGCGTGACCCTCTCGCACAAGGGCAACATCATGAAGCACACCGAGGGCGCCTTCCGGGCCTGGGGCTACGAGGTGGCCGCCGCGGAGTTCGCCGCCAGCGT from the Desulfocurvus vexinensis DSM 17965 genome contains:
- the icd gene encoding NADP-dependent isocitrate dehydrogenase — encoded protein: MSTKVYYIEGDGIGPEVWAAGRPVLDAAVEKAYGGARALEWVELLAGEKAYRETGSHLPDETMAALRGATLAMKGPLTTPVGKGFRSLNVTLRQVLDLYACIRPIRYFEGVESPVKRPQDVDMVVFRENTEDVYAGIEYAAGTPEARKLIAFLRDELGAQVDELAGVGVKPMTAKGSKRLVRKALRFALDHGKPSVTLSHKGNIMKHTEGAFRAWGYEVAAAEFAASVMTEDEAKAGGAKPVVIKDRIADAMFQNVLMYPRDYSVIATTNLNGDYISDALAAQVGGLGLAPGVNMSDELAFFEPTHGTAPTIAGQDKANPGSLILSGAMLLEHAGMPEAAALIHAAVNTVISRRRVTVDLAGQIEGATVVGCREFGELLGQAL